Proteins encoded in a region of the Coregonus clupeaformis isolate EN_2021a chromosome 9, ASM2061545v1, whole genome shotgun sequence genome:
- the LOC121573625 gene encoding protein sprouty homolog 3, whose translation MDPPPGHGPPPVRRDLDGLDLQQVPVLSLDQIRSIRANNDYVERPVTLDHASQSGFFYAHDDRYPITHGYPPQGYPHGYPQAYQSHAPLPRSQSQQQHAHLAHLSRSSTTSSAMSRTSAASDQRLLVGLTPSHSGLASVVRSQPKGELKTEASLGKGLAEGEDLGLHLFICELCGRCKCQECCTPRSLPSCWACGQRCLCSAESAVEYGTCLCCVKGLFYHCSAQDDEDNCADRPCACTPAHACARWGTMGLLALCLPCLCCYPPARLCLALCQRAHDRATRPGCRCSNTNTVCRKISASNPNPGHTPFCSKSLEKPV comes from the coding sequence ATGGACCCTCCCCCGGGTCATGGCCCTCCCCCAGTCAGGAGGGACCTGGATGGGCTGGACCTCCAGCAGGTGCCTGTCCTCTCCCTGGACCAGATCCGCTCCATCCGGGCCAACAATGACTATGTGGAGCGCCCCGTAACCCTGGATCATGCCTCCCAGTCCGGCTTCTTCTACGCCCATGATGACCGCTACCCCATCACCCACGGATATCCCCCTCAAGGTTACCCTCATGGTTACCCTCAGGCGTACCAGTCCCATGCCCCTCTCCCCCGGAGCCAGAGCCAGCAGCAACACGCCCACCTTGCCCATCTTAGTCGCTCCAGTACTACCAGTTCAGCCATGTCCCGGACCAGCGCTGCCTCCGACCAAAGACTCCTGGTGGGCCTGACGCCCTCCCACTCTGGCCTGGCCTCGGTGGTGCGCTCCCAGCCTAAAGGAGAACTCAAGACTGAGGCTTCTCTGGGTAAAGGCCTGGCGGAGGGAGAGGACCTGGGATTGCACCTGTTTATCTGTGAGCTCTGTGGGAGATGTAAGTGTCAGGAGTGCTGCACCCCGCGAAGCCTGCCGTCCTGCTGGGCCTGTGGGCAGCGCTGCCTTTGCTCTGCTGAGAGTGCTGTGGAGTACGGCACCTGTCTGTGCTGCGTTAAGGGCCTGTTCTACCACTGCTCCGCTCAGGACGACGAGGACAACTGTGCTGACCGGCCCTGCGCCTGCACGCCCGCCCATGCCTGTGCCCGCTGGGGCACCATGGGCCTTCTGGCGCTGTGCCTGCCCTGTCTCTGCTGCTACCCCCCTGCCAGGCTGTGCCTCGCCCTGTGCCAGCGGGCCCACGACCGAGCCACCCGCCCTGGCTGCCGCTGCAGCAACACCAACACTGTGTGCCGCAAGATCTCCGCCTCCAACCCCAATCCCGGGCACACCCCCTTCTGCAGCAAGTCCCTGGAGAAGCCTGTATGA